A window of Haliscomenobacter hydrossis DSM 1100 contains these coding sequences:
- a CDS encoding MarC family protein, which produces MNFDHIFTVTFTLFAIIDMLGNIPILISISERIGQIQAWKTTIFAGALMLVFLFVGEAFLHVLGVDLKSFAVAGSILIFIMGLEMTLGIDIFKSEDENQTGSLVPVAFPLIAGSGTLTTVISLKTNYDSLTIVIGILLNLLIIYLVLRSLRLIEKLLGRGGLLVIRKFMGVILLAVAVKIFKSNLGIG; this is translated from the coding sequence ATGAATTTCGACCACATCTTCACGGTGACCTTTACCCTTTTTGCCATCATCGACATGCTGGGCAACATTCCCATTCTCATTTCGATCAGCGAGCGGATCGGGCAAATCCAGGCCTGGAAAACAACCATTTTTGCCGGAGCCTTGATGCTGGTTTTTTTATTTGTGGGCGAGGCTTTTCTGCATGTTTTGGGTGTTGATTTAAAATCTTTTGCCGTGGCGGGTTCAATTTTGATTTTCATCATGGGCTTGGAAATGACCCTGGGCATCGATATTTTCAAATCAGAAGATGAAAACCAAACAGGAAGTTTGGTGCCCGTAGCTTTTCCACTCATCGCCGGTTCTGGAACCTTGACGACGGTCATTTCACTCAAAACCAATTACGATTCCCTCACGATTGTGATCGGCATTTTGCTCAATTTGTTGATCATTTACCTGGTTTTGCGCTCTTTGCGCCTGATCGAAAAACTGCTGGGGCGGGGAGGACTGTTGGTCATCCGCAAATTTATGGGGGTCATTTTGTTGGCCGTAGCGGTGAAAATTTTCAAGTCGAATTTGGGGATTGGATAA
- a CDS encoding bifunctional heptose 7-phosphate kinase/heptose 1-phosphate adenyltransferase, translating into MVNFEAFNQVNVLVIGDVMIDRYLRGSVSRISPEAPVPVVNLEGEDLRLGGAANVALNIHAMGATPILCSVVGEDEEGHIFRNLLPEYGLINQYILQSPQRRTTVKTRVMAGAQHLLRLDQEDTHDLSEAETQQLLQVVHEVLETQEIHVILFQDYNKGVLSSRVIREVILESIKRDIPTAVDPKFNNFWAYKQITLFKPNLKEIRAQAPMPVQATLNSLQEATTYIRSQLDNQHTLITLSEKGLFLETAGNGTIIPTQPRAVADVCGAGDTVIGIVALGLGLRMDLNEVALLANLAGGQVCEKVGVVPVDKAQLQEEYQSIKANQHTQEVTI; encoded by the coding sequence ATGGTCAATTTTGAAGCCTTTAATCAAGTAAATGTTTTGGTCATCGGAGATGTGATGATCGACCGCTATCTGCGGGGAAGTGTATCGCGCATTTCGCCGGAAGCACCTGTTCCTGTTGTCAATTTGGAAGGAGAGGATTTGCGCCTCGGCGGTGCCGCCAACGTTGCCCTGAACATTCACGCCATGGGTGCAACACCCATTCTCTGTAGTGTTGTGGGTGAGGATGAAGAAGGGCATATTTTCAGAAACCTGCTTCCTGAATATGGGCTGATCAACCAATACATTTTACAATCGCCCCAACGCCGCACGACCGTAAAAACCCGAGTGATGGCCGGAGCGCAACACCTTTTACGCCTGGACCAAGAAGACACCCACGACTTGAGCGAAGCCGAGACGCAGCAACTCTTGCAGGTTGTACACGAGGTTTTGGAAACCCAGGAGATCCACGTTATTCTGTTCCAGGATTACAACAAAGGTGTTTTGTCGTCCAGAGTCATCCGCGAAGTCATTCTGGAATCGATCAAACGCGACATTCCAACCGCCGTCGATCCCAAGTTCAACAATTTTTGGGCCTACAAGCAAATCACCCTCTTTAAACCAAATCTTAAAGAAATTCGGGCACAAGCACCCATGCCCGTGCAAGCGACGTTAAATTCCTTGCAAGAAGCCACTACTTACATCCGTTCCCAACTGGACAATCAACATACCTTGATCACCCTCTCGGAAAAAGGCTTGTTTTTGGAAACTGCCGGGAACGGCACCATCATTCCTACCCAACCTCGTGCCGTGGCCGATGTTTGTGGGGCCGGGGATACGGTAATTGGCATTGTAGCCCTGGGATTGGGCCTACGCATGGACTTGAATGAAGTGGCGTTATTGGCCAATTTGGCGGGTGGCCAGGTGTGTGAAAAAGTAGGTGTAGTACCCGTAGATAAAGCCCAATTACAGGAAGAATACCAGAGCATAAAAGCCAACCAACACACCCAAGAAGTAACTATTTAG
- a CDS encoding GNAT family N-acetyltransferase, with protein sequence MQTDTLLIRPIEQQDNLQMAKIIREVMTAYGAVGDGFSINDPEVDQMYEFYQEPGCSYLVLSDGLQVLGGGGIGPLVGADPGICELKKMYFLPSVRGRGMGLQMVNALITEAQHLGYQTCYLETLERMTEAKALYQKMGFKKLCGQLGNTGHGGCDSFYSKEIA encoded by the coding sequence ATGCAAACCGACACACTCCTCATCCGACCCATTGAACAGCAGGACAACCTCCAAATGGCCAAAATCATCCGCGAAGTAATGACTGCCTATGGGGCAGTAGGCGATGGCTTTTCGATCAACGATCCCGAAGTTGATCAGATGTACGAATTTTATCAGGAACCTGGATGTAGTTATCTGGTGCTGAGTGACGGCCTGCAGGTATTGGGTGGTGGCGGTATTGGCCCCTTGGTTGGAGCTGATCCAGGAATATGCGAGCTAAAAAAGATGTATTTTTTACCCAGTGTACGCGGCAGAGGTATGGGACTACAAATGGTCAACGCCTTGATTACCGAAGCCCAACACCTGGGATACCAAACCTGTTACCTCGAAACCCTGGAACGGATGACCGAAGCCAAAGCCCTTTACCAAAAAATGGGCTTCAAAAAACTTTGCGGCCAGTTGGGCAATACTGGCCATGGGGGTTGTGATTCATTTTATTCCAAAGAAATTGCCTGA
- a CDS encoding membrane dipeptidase, with translation MRKLLFAPIYFFMLQPANAQEIREFMDLQSHMTVHIPYGFFGKGLTYFSNDDPPKSSYKHTFTNVNHANFLENNQGARIIINGALSKEWVTSKKKARRVIIEQIDYVNDFISNHSDKFALAKTPQEVRDLVANTNKTIVIHSIEGGRRLINSQEDANFWASQGIAFITLVHLLDDENGASAITPGLMTGLINAKGGFRKEKNRRLTEHGKQAIQYLANAGIMTDISHMSELTRKDALDYMFEHNIPPISTHDGFQPIQNSPRGISAEDIIRIYQHNGFVSLPLSGGALKPHKSFPVYQKMLDSLSRLDCYCEGSIDDYKFTYQVVKQFIENNAALIAKDSTVVFAELNDSQKVKYSIGFQTDFNGWLNHNRPRYGKDGCYELAADREYDEIELKGLAHPGLLNAHWNLLIREGVDLEPIKRSSEKFLQLWQYFLDHRRVEN, from the coding sequence ATGAGAAAACTATTGTTTGCCCCGATCTACTTTTTTATGCTACAACCTGCCAACGCCCAGGAAATCCGGGAGTTCATGGATTTACAAAGTCACATGACCGTGCATATTCCCTATGGCTTTTTTGGCAAGGGTTTAACCTATTTTTCCAACGATGACCCTCCTAAAAGCAGCTACAAGCACACCTTTACCAATGTGAACCATGCCAATTTTCTGGAGAACAATCAAGGTGCCAGAATCATCATCAACGGCGCGCTAAGCAAGGAATGGGTCACCTCCAAGAAAAAAGCGCGCCGGGTCATTATAGAACAAATTGATTATGTAAATGATTTTATCAGCAACCATTCTGACAAATTTGCTCTGGCAAAAACACCGCAGGAAGTAAGAGACCTGGTCGCCAATACCAACAAAACCATTGTCATCCATTCCATTGAAGGAGGCCGGAGATTGATCAATAGCCAGGAAGATGCCAATTTTTGGGCAAGCCAGGGCATTGCTTTCATTACCCTGGTTCATTTGTTGGATGATGAAAACGGAGCTTCCGCCATTACGCCGGGGTTAATGACCGGTTTGATCAATGCAAAAGGGGGATTTCGCAAAGAAAAAAACCGCAGACTCACTGAACATGGCAAACAGGCCATCCAGTATTTGGCCAATGCCGGGATCATGACGGATATTTCGCACATGTCGGAATTGACCAGAAAAGACGCGCTGGATTACATGTTTGAACACAATATTCCGCCGATTTCAACGCACGATGGATTTCAGCCGATCCAGAATAGTCCCCGGGGAATTTCCGCCGAAGACATCATCAGGATTTACCAGCACAATGGATTTGTTTCACTACCCCTGAGTGGTGGGGCGCTCAAACCCCATAAATCTTTTCCCGTTTATCAAAAAATGCTGGATAGTTTGAGCCGGTTGGATTGCTATTGTGAGGGCTCGATCGATGATTATAAATTTACTTATCAGGTGGTGAAGCAATTTATTGAAAACAACGCTGCGCTTATCGCAAAAGATTCAACGGTCGTTTTTGCTGAATTGAATGACAGCCAGAAAGTTAAATATTCCATCGGGTTTCAAACCGATTTTAACGGTTGGCTCAATCACAATCGCCCCCGTTACGGCAAAGATGGCTGTTACGAACTGGCCGCAGATCGAGAATATGACGAGATTGAGCTAAAGGGATTGGCGCATCCCGGCCTGTTAAACGCACACTGGAATTTGTTGATCAGGGAAGGAGTGGATCTGGAGCCGATCAAAAGATCCTCGGAAAAGTTTTTGCAGTTGTGGCAGTATTTTTTGGATCATCGGAGGGTTGAAAATTAG
- a CDS encoding 3-deoxy-D-manno-octulosonic acid transferase → MQGLYTTGIRLYVLLIRLAAFFHPKAKLWWRGRKNWSQNLSQALASKRKSGQMTIWLHSASLGEFEQGRPLIEAVKSQHPEVFILLTFFSPSGYEIRKNYAGADLVCYLPPDLRRNARQFLGIVQPQLAVFVKYEFWYNFLQELQREKIPVWLIAALFRPQQPFFQSWGAWYFNVLKGFDHFFVQNQESADLLKKYGIQQYTLAGDPRIDRVLQIAAEGKQFPTIEAFKKDASILMAGSTWTPDEAALAQLWSDPKQYAGWKLIIAPHEIESAHLEQIEQKFPGQCVRFSRFQPERHQHLSVLIIDNIGMLSALYRYAEIAYIGGGLGSGIHNTLEPMAFGLPVIFGPKYQKFTEAVATVELGGAFVVHSAAELIKIFDQLKAPAFTSKASSAVQTYLQQNQGATAKIMQRLEQYLYP, encoded by the coding sequence ATGCAGGGGTTGTACACTACTGGAATTCGATTGTACGTATTGTTGATTCGTTTGGCCGCTTTTTTTCACCCAAAAGCCAAATTGTGGTGGCGTGGACGCAAAAACTGGTCACAAAATTTGAGTCAGGCGCTTGCCTCCAAACGCAAGTCGGGGCAAATGACGATCTGGTTGCACAGTGCCTCCCTGGGAGAATTTGAACAAGGCCGTCCTTTGATAGAAGCAGTCAAAAGCCAACATCCCGAAGTGTTTATCCTACTGACCTTTTTTTCTCCCTCTGGATATGAAATCCGCAAAAATTATGCAGGTGCTGATCTGGTCTGCTACCTGCCACCTGATTTAAGGCGTAATGCCCGTCAGTTTTTGGGCATTGTACAACCCCAATTGGCGGTATTCGTGAAATATGAGTTTTGGTACAATTTTTTGCAGGAATTGCAGCGAGAAAAAATTCCGGTTTGGCTGATCGCCGCACTATTCCGCCCCCAACAACCTTTTTTCCAAAGCTGGGGCGCATGGTACTTCAACGTCCTGAAAGGTTTTGACCACTTTTTTGTACAAAATCAAGAATCAGCTGATTTATTGAAAAAATACGGCATCCAGCAATACACTCTGGCTGGTGACCCTCGCATCGACCGGGTTTTGCAGATTGCTGCTGAAGGAAAACAATTTCCAACGATCGAAGCCTTCAAAAAAGACGCCTCCATCTTGATGGCGGGTAGCACCTGGACTCCAGATGAAGCGGCGCTGGCACAATTGTGGAGTGACCCAAAACAATATGCAGGATGGAAACTGATCATTGCACCACATGAAATTGAGTCCGCTCACCTGGAACAAATTGAGCAAAAATTTCCTGGGCAATGTGTACGTTTCTCCCGATTTCAGCCAGAAAGGCACCAACATCTCAGCGTTTTAATCATCGACAACATCGGCATGCTCTCTGCGCTGTACCGCTATGCTGAAATTGCCTACATCGGAGGGGGATTGGGCTCAGGCATTCACAATACCCTGGAACCCATGGCCTTTGGATTGCCCGTGATTTTTGGCCCCAAATACCAAAAATTTACCGAAGCGGTAGCCACGGTTGAATTGGGAGGGGCTTTTGTGGTGCATTCCGCAGCAGAGTTGATCAAAATTTTCGATCAACTCAAGGCTCCTGCATTTACATCAAAAGCCTCCAGTGCGGTTCAAACCTATTTACAACAGAATCAAGGGGCAACTGCAAAGATCATGCAGCGCCTGGAGCAATACCTCTACCCATAG
- a CDS encoding S46 family peptidase yields the protein MDRLSVPNETRAIQPAARFLKKLQLSVLFSLLILVRSYADEGMWLPMLLGQQVYQDMVKRGLKLKPEQLYSMNQASIKDAIVIFGGGCTGEIVSEQGLIFTNHHCGYSQIAAASSVENNYLRDGFWAMDKSKEIPSQGLQVRFLRSIDDVSAKILEAAGSLKGAERLAKINEAAQSLITASVAGDEFKAAVIVPIFKGRQYLMYSYDVYKDVRLVGTPPESIGKYGGDTDNWEWPRHTGDFSVFRVYMSAAGKAANYAADNVPYKPKYFLPVSIKGFSDGDYAMIYGYPGSTNRYETSAGIKLSTDINNPTLVKLRDMRLKYMFEEMRKSPATKLQLGPEYASVANYWKFYDGETKQLIKYDIYGQKKKVEEAFTTWAKGKPEYENLFADFEKIYADWRPYAMHRQYIVEGITGCRLIRAAGGWMALENALIKGDNPQKLLQNLENARSSYLANYNLKADKSILASVVMSFLTDIESNQHPKGFYEMLFRKYSNIETSPFKAFAEDVFTNSMMVDDKKWAAFKEKPTLEALTNDPAFVVVNAFLKNWEQNYQSKFVEFASRNEDLGRTYLKGLFEMNPTRMNSTYPDANFTMRVSYGSVKSYKPKDAVMYDYACTLSGVMAKYKPGDYEFDLPKKFLDLYKARDFGQYVDSKYNDIVVSFITTNDITGGNSGSPVINGKGELLGLAFDGNYEALSHKLAFDKDLNRTICVDVRYMLWCIEKLGGAKHIVDELKLVK from the coding sequence ATGGATCGCTTATCTGTACCAAATGAAACCCGCGCAATCCAACCAGCTGCGCGTTTTTTGAAAAAACTACAATTGTCCGTCCTTTTTTCCCTGCTCATCCTGGTGCGCAGCTACGCCGACGAAGGCATGTGGTTGCCCATGCTGCTGGGGCAACAGGTTTACCAGGACATGGTCAAAAGAGGTCTAAAACTCAAGCCTGAACAGCTTTACAGCATGAACCAGGCTTCCATCAAAGACGCGATTGTGATCTTTGGCGGAGGTTGTACCGGAGAAATTGTCAGCGAACAGGGACTGATTTTCACCAATCACCACTGCGGCTACAGCCAGATTGCCGCCGCTTCCAGTGTGGAAAACAACTACCTGCGCGATGGTTTTTGGGCCATGGACAAAAGTAAAGAAATCCCCTCACAGGGCTTACAAGTGCGTTTTTTGCGCAGCATCGACGATGTGAGCGCCAAAATTCTCGAAGCCGCAGGCAGCCTCAAAGGCGCTGAACGACTGGCCAAAATCAATGAAGCAGCGCAAAGCTTGATCACTGCTTCCGTAGCGGGTGACGAATTCAAAGCCGCGGTGATTGTTCCGATTTTTAAAGGTCGTCAGTATCTGATGTACAGCTATGACGTGTACAAAGATGTGCGGCTGGTGGGCACTCCGCCAGAAAGCATCGGCAAATATGGGGGTGATACCGACAACTGGGAATGGCCCCGCCACACGGGTGATTTCTCGGTGTTTCGCGTCTACATGAGCGCAGCGGGCAAGGCCGCCAATTATGCGGCTGACAATGTGCCCTACAAACCCAAGTACTTCCTGCCGGTAAGCATCAAAGGTTTTTCGGATGGCGACTATGCCATGATTTATGGCTACCCCGGCAGCACCAACCGCTACGAAACTTCGGCGGGCATCAAACTGAGTACCGACATCAACAACCCAACCCTGGTCAAGTTGCGCGACATGCGCCTTAAGTACATGTTTGAAGAAATGCGCAAAAGCCCCGCCACCAAACTTCAACTGGGCCCTGAATACGCCAGTGTAGCCAACTATTGGAAGTTCTACGACGGGGAAACCAAACAACTGATCAAATACGACATTTACGGCCAAAAGAAAAAGGTGGAAGAGGCCTTTACCACCTGGGCCAAAGGCAAACCGGAATACGAAAATCTGTTTGCCGATTTTGAAAAAATTTACGCCGATTGGCGGCCTTACGCCATGCACCGCCAATACATCGTGGAAGGCATCACGGGTTGTCGTTTGATACGCGCTGCCGGTGGTTGGATGGCATTGGAAAACGCTTTAATCAAAGGAGACAATCCACAAAAACTACTGCAAAATCTGGAAAATGCCCGCAGCAGTTACCTCGCCAATTACAACCTTAAAGCGGACAAAAGTATCCTGGCTTCAGTCGTCATGAGCTTCCTCACCGACATTGAAAGCAACCAACATCCCAAGGGATTTTACGAGATGTTGTTCCGCAAATACAGCAACATCGAAACCAGTCCTTTCAAGGCTTTTGCCGAAGATGTGTTCACCAACTCTATGATGGTGGATGACAAAAAATGGGCCGCATTTAAGGAAAAACCTACGCTTGAAGCCTTGACCAACGATCCAGCCTTTGTGGTGGTCAACGCTTTTCTCAAAAATTGGGAGCAAAATTACCAGTCGAAATTTGTGGAGTTTGCCAGCCGTAATGAAGACCTGGGCCGAACGTACCTCAAGGGTCTGTTTGAGATGAATCCCACCCGCATGAACAGCACTTACCCCGATGCCAATTTTACGATGCGGGTGTCTTACGGCTCCGTTAAAAGTTATAAACCGAAAGACGCAGTGATGTATGATTACGCCTGTACCTTATCCGGGGTCATGGCCAAGTACAAACCTGGTGATTATGAGTTTGATCTACCCAAAAAATTCCTGGACCTGTACAAAGCCCGCGATTTTGGCCAGTACGTGGATTCCAAGTACAACGACATAGTGGTCAGCTTCATCACCACCAATGACATCACGGGCGGAAACTCGGGTTCTCCGGTGATCAACGGCAAAGGGGAATTGTTGGGGCTGGCTTTCGACGGCAACTACGAAGCGCTGAGCCACAAACTGGCTTTTGACAAAGACCTCAATCGCACCATCTGTGTGGATGTACGCTACATGTTGTGGTGCATTGAAAAATTGGGGGGCGCGAAGCACATTGTGGATGAGTTGAAGTTGGTGAAGTAG
- a CDS encoding aromatic ring-hydroxylating oxygenase subunit alpha codes for MSNTSKFNYTVHPDIQRAETLPAEFYRNPAVFEAMRDTLFPRSWQWIETGEHLEQNGAVFPFQSIPGFVNEPLFLRKDNEGQVQCFSNVCTHRGNILVHNPGVYKKLVCNYHGRRFDLNGQMEFMPEFKEALDFPRPCDHLTEIPTAFWAQFPFVSLDPAFDFQKVIDVLQERNGFMPLTQFRYAPEWSRDYLVNAHWALYCDNYLEGFHIPFVHPGLNQALDYDAYDTEVFEYCNLQIGIGDAATECFDLPEGHVDYGKRVAGYYFWVFPNMMFNFYPWGLSVNIVKPMSIKQCKVRFIMYVYDESKMEQSAGADLDKVEREDEFVVENVQRGIQSRFYQTGRFSPKREACVHHFHRLLAQFIH; via the coding sequence ATGTCCAATACCTCAAAGTTCAATTACACCGTGCATCCCGACATCCAGCGCGCCGAGACCCTCCCTGCCGAGTTTTACCGCAATCCGGCGGTATTTGAGGCCATGCGTGACACCCTCTTCCCCCGCAGTTGGCAGTGGATTGAAACCGGGGAACACCTGGAGCAAAACGGGGCCGTGTTTCCCTTTCAAAGTATACCCGGCTTTGTCAACGAACCGCTGTTTCTGCGCAAGGACAATGAAGGGCAGGTGCAGTGTTTTAGCAACGTTTGTACCCACCGGGGCAATATTTTGGTGCACAATCCCGGAGTGTACAAGAAGCTGGTGTGCAATTACCACGGGCGGCGTTTTGATCTGAATGGACAAATGGAGTTCATGCCGGAGTTTAAGGAAGCACTGGATTTCCCCAGACCTTGCGATCACCTGACTGAGATTCCCACTGCATTTTGGGCACAATTTCCCTTTGTATCGCTCGATCCCGCTTTTGATTTTCAAAAAGTGATCGATGTGTTGCAGGAACGGAACGGATTTATGCCGCTGACACAATTTCGTTACGCCCCGGAATGGAGCCGTGATTATTTGGTGAATGCGCATTGGGCCTTGTATTGCGACAATTACCTGGAGGGATTCCACATTCCCTTTGTGCATCCCGGACTCAATCAGGCGCTAGATTATGACGCCTACGATACCGAAGTTTTTGAGTATTGCAATTTGCAAATTGGCATTGGTGACGCTGCAACGGAGTGTTTTGATTTGCCCGAAGGCCATGTGGATTATGGCAAACGAGTGGCGGGCTATTATTTTTGGGTGTTTCCGAACATGATGTTCAATTTTTATCCCTGGGGCTTGAGTGTAAACATCGTCAAACCCATGTCGATCAAACAATGCAAGGTGCGTTTCATCATGTATGTGTACGATGAAAGCAAAATGGAACAAAGCGCCGGAGCGGATTTGGACAAAGTAGAGCGCGAAGATGAATTTGTGGTGGAAAACGTGCAACGCGGCATCCAGTCACGGTTTTACCAAACTGGACGGTTTTCGCCAAAGCGTGAGGCTTGTGTGCATCATTTTCATCGGCTTTTGGCGCAGTTCATCCACTAA
- a CDS encoding DinB family protein, producing the protein MDKREIAQNLEDHYAEFCDLIQSFSTVDFNHHAEGKWSAAQQLDHLIRSVSPVVMGLSLPKFLLRLTFGQAKRPSMDYDTLVKTYQGALASGGKSPRAYEPKLGGAAFQSTGTAKLAHLIVRLNRLVESLSEADLDQLQAPHPLIGKLTLRELLYFTVYHVQHHQRSVKAGLEK; encoded by the coding sequence ATGGATAAGCGAGAAATTGCGCAAAACCTGGAAGATCACTACGCTGAATTTTGTGATTTGATCCAAAGTTTCAGTACGGTCGATTTTAACCATCATGCAGAAGGGAAATGGTCGGCTGCGCAACAGCTGGATCACCTGATTCGCAGCGTAAGCCCGGTGGTGATGGGTCTGAGTTTGCCGAAGTTTTTATTGCGCCTGACATTTGGCCAAGCCAAAAGGCCCTCGATGGATTACGATACCCTAGTAAAAACCTACCAGGGTGCTTTGGCCAGTGGAGGCAAATCTCCACGGGCGTACGAGCCCAAATTAGGAGGCGCAGCTTTTCAATCGACCGGAACGGCGAAATTGGCGCACTTGATTGTGCGTTTGAACCGCCTGGTGGAGTCTTTGAGTGAGGCAGATTTAGATCAATTGCAGGCACCACATCCTTTGATCGGGAAGCTGACTTTGCGGGAGTTGCTGTATTTTACGGTGTACCACGTGCAACACCACCAGCGAAGTGTAAAGGCAGGATTGGAGAAATAA
- the rfbB gene encoding dTDP-glucose 4,6-dehydratase, with amino-acid sequence MHNILLTGGAGFIGTHLVKRLVKNYPQYRIVNLDLLTYAGNLTNLADVENAPNYVFRKGDIRDQDLIQGLFDEFQFDGVIHLAAESHVDRSISNPLAFVETNILGTLNLLNVAKANWKDTSNKRFYHISTDEVYGSLGETGFFTEETAYDPRSPYSASKAGSDMLVRAYHHTYGLPIVVSNCSNNYGPYQFPEKLIPLMINNIRNNQPLPVYGDGLYTRDWLWVEDHAAAIDLIYHRGKIGETYNIGGNNERRNIDLVHYLCDVMDELLGRSPGTSRQLIHFVKDRPGHDRRYAIDATKLKNELNWEPLVNPEDGLRRTAQWYLEHTDWLEAVTSGAYQKYYESHYQDRK; translated from the coding sequence ATGCACAACATACTCCTTACCGGCGGCGCCGGCTTCATCGGCACCCACTTGGTCAAAAGACTGGTCAAAAACTATCCACAATACCGCATTGTCAATCTGGATTTGCTGACCTACGCAGGGAATCTCACCAACCTGGCCGATGTAGAAAATGCGCCCAACTACGTATTTCGCAAGGGGGATATCCGCGATCAGGACTTGATACAAGGTCTATTTGACGAATTTCAGTTCGATGGCGTCATTCACCTGGCTGCCGAGTCCCATGTAGATCGCTCCATCAGTAATCCCTTGGCCTTTGTCGAAACCAACATCCTGGGTACCCTGAATTTGTTGAATGTAGCCAAAGCCAATTGGAAGGATACCAGCAACAAACGTTTTTACCACATTTCTACTGATGAGGTGTATGGTTCTTTGGGTGAAACCGGATTTTTCACCGAAGAAACCGCCTACGATCCCCGTTCGCCTTACTCGGCCTCCAAAGCGGGTTCCGATATGTTGGTGCGGGCTTATCACCATACTTACGGATTGCCCATCGTGGTTTCCAACTGCTCCAACAACTATGGCCCGTATCAGTTCCCGGAAAAACTGATTCCCCTGATGATCAATAACATCCGCAACAACCAACCTTTGCCCGTTTATGGAGACGGTTTGTACACGCGCGATTGGTTGTGGGTAGAAGATCACGCCGCGGCGATTGACTTGATTTACCACCGGGGCAAGATCGGTGAAACGTACAACATCGGCGGCAATAACGAACGCCGGAACATCGATTTGGTGCATTACCTCTGCGATGTCATGGATGAACTTTTGGGCCGTAGCCCAGGTACTTCCCGGCAATTGATTCACTTTGTCAAAGATCGGCCAGGTCACGACCGACGTTACGCCATTGATGCCACCAAACTGAAAAATGAATTGAACTGGGAACCACTGGTGAACCCCGAGGATGGACTACGACGTACTGCGCAATGGTATTTAGAACATACCGATTGGTTGGAAGCGGTCACCTCCGGTGCTTACCAAAAATATTACGAGAGCCATTATCAGGACCGAAAGTAG
- a CDS encoding UDP-glucuronic acid decarboxylase family protein, with the protein MKKILISGAAGFLGSHLSDRFIKEGYHVIGMDNLLTGNIQNIEHLFPLKEFEYYHHDITKFVHVPGKLDYILHFASPASPIDYLKMPIQTLKVGALGTHNMLGLAREKNARILVASTSEVYGDPLEHPQSEEYWGNVNPVGPRGVYDEAKRFLEAITMAYHTFHKVDTRIIRIFNTYGPRMRVEDGRVLPAFFSQAIRGEGLTVFGDGSQTRSFCYVDDLVEGIYRLLLSDYNKPVNVGNPDECTIFQFAQEIIDLVGNPEAYIDYRPLPEDDPKVRQPDITKARNILGWEPKVPRAEGLLRTYEYFKTVVK; encoded by the coding sequence GTGAAAAAAATTCTCATTTCTGGCGCTGCCGGATTTTTAGGTTCGCACCTCAGCGATCGGTTCATCAAGGAGGGCTACCACGTTATTGGAATGGATAACCTGCTGACCGGAAACATTCAAAACATTGAGCACCTGTTCCCGCTTAAGGAATTTGAGTATTACCACCACGACATCACCAAGTTTGTGCATGTTCCGGGTAAACTCGACTACATTTTGCATTTTGCTTCTCCGGCAAGTCCCATCGATTATTTAAAAATGCCCATTCAAACCTTAAAGGTTGGCGCTCTGGGTACGCACAACATGTTGGGGCTGGCTCGTGAAAAAAATGCCCGCATTTTAGTAGCGTCTACTTCGGAAGTATACGGAGATCCATTGGAACACCCACAATCAGAAGAATATTGGGGGAATGTCAACCCCGTAGGCCCACGTGGGGTGTACGACGAAGCCAAACGTTTTTTGGAAGCCATCACCATGGCTTACCATACTTTTCATAAAGTGGACACCCGCATCATTCGTATTTTTAATACTTATGGTCCCCGGATGCGGGTAGAAGATGGGCGGGTTTTGCCAGCTTTTTTTTCACAAGCCATTCGTGGAGAAGGGCTTACGGTCTTTGGAGATGGTTCCCAAACCCGTTCTTTCTGTTATGTTGATGATTTGGTGGAGGGCATTTACCGCTTGTTGTTGAGCGATTACAACAAACCTGTCAATGTGGGCAATCCCGATGAATGTACCATTTTCCAATTTGCACAAGAAATCATCGATTTGGTAGGCAACCCCGAGGCTTATATCGATTATCGCCCACTTCCGGAAGATGATCCCAAAGTACGTCAGCCGGATATTACCAAAGCAAGAAATATCCTGGGCTGGGAACCCAAAGTGCCACGTGCTGAAGGGCTTTTGCGTACGTATGAATATTTTAAAACCGTAGTGAAGTAG